The sequence acttcatggctctcttttcccttcTGTACCATCTtgcaaaagagaaaaataaaattgtcattatgaagaataaatttatttaatctacaactaatgtgtaagaggttcatgcaaaatattttatatatgatgtttatctatattattagaaataaaaaaattaaagcatatttaaattttaaaaggtctaaaatttgtataatataaaatcttactattcaagcaagtaaAAATTGTCCCTCTtatcttctagagttttttgcagtgctcacaaatataaaatgtggtgcccagggtttgtcttgatcctgaatagacatgccgaaatatgccttgtgggcttcatacattttaacagatgttgttacagagtactttttcgctcttgtcttgataaattggccacacaCATAGCAGAATCTGTCTGAGGAATCTTGCAGTTTCTTGATGCTAtctctaataaaatcagataggtctatgtgttcacttaggcagttagaactaaactgaagtggtaagtggtgagcctctgtacatatatatgtggAAAAGTCTAAaacgttcttgaaaattctcgcaagttctacaacattctagaaaattcatgtaagttcgagaaaattttctGTCATctactcagtactgaatctacccggaatgttctggaaaatgggtaaatttgaaaatttcataacccaggtcacgaaagcaaagcTTGGAGAGAAAAaatgggtcttttccatttactttaggcataagaaattgggaaataaccCTTTCttctcaggaacaagaaaaagtaaaattttgttacatagtgatattctttcttaaaaatatatttttggttttattgttgttctcAAACAAAATCAGCAATCTTTAACTCTGTCAATACACGTGGTTGTTTAGACTGCAGTAGTGttggtgtgttttattatatactGATTTAATCTTCTGTATTGACATTTCAAAGAATCCTTTAAACTGCTGTTTCACTTTTCTCTTGGCATGTGCTGCAATTGAttaggatgtttgtttgttttttttaatttcgcacaaagctactcgagggctatctatgctagccgtccctaatttagcagtgtaagactagagggaaggcagctagtcatcaccacccaccgccaactcttgggctactcttttaccaacgaatagtgggattgaccgtcacattatacacccccacggctgggagggcgagcatgtttggcgcgacggggatgcgaacccgcgaccctcggattacgagtcgcacgctttaacgcgcttggccatgccgggacgttTATTGATTAGGAACTTTCCCGaaacatagttttattttgtgatttgtttttcttttgtgattGTATTTAAGTCCCGTATTTCTCAAGTGTTTTAATTAGTGTTATTACGTTTGTTTTTCACGAAACTTTCAAGAGTATCGTAATTTTCGTCAAGCGTTCAAAACAAGCGCTAAATTGGTCTTAGTTTCTTTCTGcgtattaaatgtaaaataaacctaATTTTGTCGTAAATAACTTTCTTAAGTTTTTGTGCTTATGAATGAATACTTGAGGACGAGATTATAGTATTTTGTGTGCCCGAAGAAGTACTAAAAATCTTATATGAATTTCCCGTTAAAGTGTCCATGATATGTACagatgtaagaaaatgttaattaaaaaaataagaagtaGGAATAGGAGCACCAACAAAGTatggaaacaaggtaggaatgggcgGGTAACATTACAACTTTTAGTGGTTTTTGATATAATGCAACTTCAAAGTGGATGTTGCCATCATTCTGCCCGTTCCTACTTGTGTAACTTAGTAATAGTtcaaagtaaataaaagatgTATATAGTTAATTTCCATAAACTTTGTTTCAACAACCAAGTACAGATACTAGTATTTCATCAAATTATGTAACCTCAACAAAATGCATAACATCATAAGGGGGGTTGTTTAATGTCGAAAGTCAGAAAGAAACCTCCACTctacttgtgggaagtattacagctTCATGACTAGTAAGTGGTAAGCCAACTTATAGTAtcaaaacttttcatatttaaaattttgaaattttttgacTAATTAGAAAAGATCAGCTACTGATAACTTTCAATTTAAGTCTATAATTGGATTAAAGTGAAACATAACTTTTTTAATTGGCGGAACGATGACCACATCCAATTTGAGGATGCATCACGTCAAAAAGCAccaaatgttataatgtttttccCGCCCATTTCTACCTTGTTTCCATATATTTTAGTGCTACCATtcctaattttttaaactttttttacgCTTGTCTCATAGCTTTTTTGGTACTAAGTCTCGAGGATAACTCTATGCCAATTTTTCTTGAAGCTTTTTAAAGAGTTATTTTTTAACAAGGAAAACAATAAAGCTTGTTTGTCTTGCATATtcagtgttacagtttgtaaccttatttgtatttcttatattAATGCTCTCTTCACTGGGACAAAACTTTAAGGTTATAAACATAAGATTTTCTCGCTTCTCACATCTTATTTCCttgaaatgcatattttaacaaTCGCTCTGTTTCAAGTACAACCTCAGATGTTAAAGAACAcagttaatatgaaaataatgcGAAAGGAAATTACACAACTTATAGTTCTTGTTTCTAATTCACGCTTTAGGCCAAGGCAGCGTTACTCAGTCATGTGTATTTAGATTTCCATAAGGTAAAGGCAGGAGAGAGGTATGCCTTTCCAACAATGTCGGTCACTAAGTCAGTCAGACTGATAAACTTGTGGTTTTGTTAAACGTTTATATTTACCGACTTTCTCAAGTgctttggtgtgttttttttcactttgcacttgatttgtttgtttttcaacagtgTGTGAAAGTGTTtctaaagttttgtttacatgttGTTTGTAGTgtatttgagattttaatttgtgTTGTACATAGTACACATCTAGCCCATTCCTACTATAAGTCTTACAGTACTTATGATTGTTACGCTACGAGAATAAAAAAGCCAGAGGTGTGTTTTTGCAGTCTTACGCATCGCACGGGACCATTTCTtcgataatttattaatttcgtTATTTTTCATTCGAGACAATTTCTATCGTCTCGTGACCATGTAACATGCATATGTGCACTATCATGATCGACAACATTAAACAATGACTGATCTTCGAAATCAAAATAAAGCTGATATAATTAGGAACCATTTTTTTATCTTTGGTCTAATATTGTAAAAGACTATAAGCCTAATACGCGTTTATTTGTCTactaagtataaaaaataaacttcaaagaaaataacaaatgacGTACGAGACAATGGTTCGAGTTAACGTTGCTTTTCAATACGAATAGATTACCTAAAATTCTCCGactttaaactgaaaaatattttgtaacttatattCTATTTTTTCCCACGCTTTATCTCTCATAAAGATCTAATGGAATTATTTAAATACTAGGTAGAAGtaatatatacaatttttcaAAACTCCGATTCTGTCAGTTTTTGTAAATACAAGTAGCTATTAATTATGCaaactttgtgtatttttttgttaacGAACTTCCTCTCTTCTAGAAAAACCTTTAGGCTgcattttgaattaattaattgtttttgtttgttacatttccaaatagtttttaaaaagttCGAAGAATCTATATTTTTTAGCGCTCTTCCACGACTTCACCTTGGCGCTTGGGTCTTTcgatatataattttgtttaatcaaaaTTAGATTTAAGAGTTTTGTATAATTCTGAAAGTGCACTTGATAAAACTCGATCTGATTAGAACTTGCATTCTTATGACAAAAATTTTGAATGTGCTAATGTGTGCTTTTCTTACGAGCCTTTAAACATGGATAACGAAAGGGCGATCTGACTTTAGAAAGTGCAGTTGTTTGCTTTTGAACCTTCGATTTTCATAGTTTAGCCATTGCATATATTCCTAATTACTTTAGCTTTCATACATATGTACtggagagttttttttttgtctggtcATAAATTGGGCAGTATTCGTTACTTTAAATTGTTGTGATTTGGTTGTTGTAAAGTTAGAGCTATtgaaagggctatctgtgctgtgcccgccACGAGCATCAAAACTCagttattagtgttataattgtccagataccgctgaaccactagaAGGCAAATTATTTTGCTTATAAAaaagtatttctgttttttatgtCTTTGATTCTTATATTGCTCTTTTTCAGTATTAATATTGATTTTAGAAACATTACCTGTAATTCATTTATGCGTGTGAAATCATCCTCGTTAGTAGtggtataaaatcaaatttatcGTAAAATTTTCAACATCAGTTACTTTGGTTTCTCCCGCCTTTTTTTTTGTCATcccaataaattacaaaaattattattttttgatcaATTTCAATTTATAAGTGTGAGAGGGAAACAAATGAGAGAAAATTTGAATACTTTGATTGTTTTATTCCGTACAGAAGAACAAAAGTTATAAGTAGTTGTTGAAGTGTATTTATTGGCTATATTATGTACGctttcttaataaaacattaaagaaaagttATTAAACCGAACAGCTGCAcctaatttcaaattttatcacaatcaatttcacacaaaaatcgCAAGAATTACCcaatttataaaaattttcatttcaacatccggtatttatgtgtttttgttttattgaaaatagCGCTTATACTTAGCTACGTATATTTTTTACGACTTACCAtgatacaaataatttacaaatataatattggaGTTAAGTATGGAAACACACACGTGATACACATAACAGTGGTCAGAAGCAATGAGTAAAGACAACTAAATTGTACTTTACatcatgtgtaataaaaatatatcaaaggaAAATGAATACGTTCTGAATTAtaatagttaataacattttGCATTTTCTTTAAAGGAAATGGTATATCTTGCTTATATGCTATCATCACTTTCTTAACGTATGACTATAATTGCTGTAAACGTCCTCTGTATATTTCAGCCAAATAATCAGTTGCCGTTTTATCTTCTCAATTTTCATATAAGTTTGTGTAACCTTGATAATATTCGTATTGGGGCTTTCATCCGGTTTTTTACTTCCAAGTAATATCATTACAGCATATATACAGTATGTTTGGAATCCTGTCTTGgtattgtttttaaatgaataacGTGGTGGTGAGAATGATATTGTGCCTATCAGCAGTCAGGGAGCCATCATTTTTGTGTAAATATCTAACAGTATTGGCTGACATGTATCTCACACTTGTAATGGTACCTCAGCTATTGTATCATATACTATGAATTTTAACCCTGGAGGTGTTATCCTCTCTATGATCGAACACACAACTGTTTATTTTGCCAAACAACTTGGATTATAATTTCTCTGTAAATAGGGCACGATTTTAACGTTTTTCGCCCCATTGATTGAACTATGATGACCTTTTAGCTTTTTTATTTGGCTATGTCTTCTAATCAGTGTTTTTGTGAGCAAGCTGTACATTTattatgaacactttctgctaaTTGGTATCATAATGTTCTGGGGTGTGACATGGATGTATTTGCTGATAAACAGAACATTGGCAAGATCTCTACTAAAGTTTTGCGCACCATTAAAACGTTACCAGCGATTTTGAAGACTTTGAAGGTTTTGCTCGATCACTTTTATTATTAGAAGAATATTTTCACGAGGGTAAACTCTTCAGTGAAAGATGAAGCATCTCCTTTATCTGTAAGATTGGAGTAATAACCTTCACCAATCAGAACTTTGAATCATACACGTTCAGTATGTGGCATATCTGTCCTGAGAGCTACGAGTGCATTTACCACATTAGTGTTGGTAATAGAATGATTACCTGTACTTTTATAGATATTATGTATCAGTACTATCTGATTAGTTTACTGACACCAAGTCACAGTGTAAACTGTCTACACGTGAGCGTAATTTGGTTCAACACATTTTCGTACATTGTTTCCGTATTCTTTCAGTGGTGTATGTCCATTTACTTTGTGCAAGAGTAAACGTAATTGAAACACATGGTTGGAATAACTTATGAGGAACACTCACAATTGTTTGTAGTTAtatatagattttgttttttattcgcTTTGGTTTGTACAGAATATTAAGTAACGGATTGTATTACTTATTATAAGCACtatatacacataattttataaataaaaacagcgTTGACGCTCGTTTTCCTTTGATTGAAAATTTGTCATGAAGAtacattaatttcttaaatttagaaattaaaactgtaaGTAAGGTTTTCTCAAAACCTACGCAGTTAGCGACAAGCAAAGCTACTTCTTTTCGTATACGCACAGcaatataatttattcataatatttaggTGAGAcatcaagaaaaataattattataattatttgatgATATAAATTAAACCGCACAACAGCGCCATCTGGCTGCATTAAGCAAATGTTAGTTAAAATGCAGACTCTGATATGTTTTTAGTTTGATTCACTTCCCCGCATACTGATACTCATTCTTCGGACCTGAAGAGGAGAGTTGTCTCCATTCTTAAACCTCGTAGTTCTGAGGCGCCATCTAGTTGATGTATGTAAAGTTCCATCTGTGCAGGCTCGTTCTCTGAAAGTGAATGGTTCAGATTCCTGTAGCAACCTAGTTGATGCCTCTGTGGCATTTGCTTGAGGCTCTACACGGGTCTTCTTTTCCTCCTCGAAGCTTAACAGGGGAGTCTTGCTGACAAATGGAAGTCGCCTAAGAGGCTGCCCCGAGCCAGCATCACTGGAACAACGCCTCATTTTGCTTGTTTTATTCCATGTTTTCCAGTACTGATAAAGATCCCTAAAGACGGTCTCTACGTCATCAATAGATTCTCGCACAGAAATTTCGTGAAATCCGGCACAACCAATGTCGTGACCTCGACGTTCTCCATCCACTTTCGAGATCATTCTGTCACCATACTGGTCAGCTTTGTTTCCAACCAATAATACAGGAACTTCGGTATCGTGTCCAGGAAATAATTGGGTTCCCAGAATGCGACATCTTTTGTTGTAAAGATTGATGAGAAACTTCAGACGATTGCATTCATCAAAACTACATTTATCAGTAACAGAATACATCAGAATGAATGCATCAGCCCAGCGAATGTTGGATTCCAGAAAAAATGGTTCCGTGTCCTTCAAAATgaggtaaaataaattaatagtaataataataagctgGCAGAATCATTTGAAATTTCATCAATACTTATAACAACATACACTCTTTACAAGTAACAATTCACCTTAACTAGGACGGGACAATGAAAACTGGGATCAGGTTTTTCAACCTAAATAACtccttatattaattttcaactATTCACCAGAGGTCTTTCCTGGTAATCCCTGGTTCATATCCAAATAGCTACAAAGCAGGCCTTAGAGCTTGTGAGGCtcaaatgtaaaatataagtCAAAtaactggccaggtggttaaggcgttcgactcgtaatcccgggtcgcgggttcaaatccccgtaaGGCTaaaacatggtcaccctttccCGTGGAGGTGGGgggtataatgtgatggtcaatctcactattcgttggtaaaagagtagcccgagagttggcggtggctggtaaTGACtcgctaccttccctctattcttacactgctaaattagggacgactaaagcagatagccctggtgtgactttgcgcgaaattcaaaaacaaaaaacgaaacaaacaagtCAAATAACAATTGATCGAAAACATATGACATCACAATCGCTTCATAGTTATGCAAAAATGCACTATCCAATTTGTATCTTGTTTATTAGTCTACTTACCAACCCGAGCTCATACAATCAAAGTATATTTACTGAAACTGGTCATGACACatatctcaaaatattttacttgatttcAAGGCCCCCCCTAAAGCGCAGGCCGAAAGCGATTCTCTAATTTGCTTTGCACTAAGATCTGCTCTAAATTTCTCTTAAAGAAAAATGCCGATTTTATATCTGTCTCTTTCCTCCTTTTTAAGTAAGTAATGTAAGGTTCACCCATACTTTGCCACGAAACAGTCTCGGTGCGACATGGTATAGATATGCAAGAtactttatttgtttggttttgttcataattttgcacaaaactatttGCACTCGCCGTCTCTCAgttgtttgcttgtaattaagcacaaaactatataatgggCTGTCTATactctactcaccacgggtatcaaaacccgatttctagaggtgtgaatccgcagacatagcACTGTACTACCGGTCCCTCATTCAGCAATGATAGACTCGAGGAAAAGTAGCTATTCAATACCAACCGCgatcaactcttgggcaactcttttaccaaagaatagtgggattaactggcatattataacgcccccactgatAAATGGGTGAGAATGTTcgttgacggggattcgaacccgcgaccattatATTACGAGTCTAGTACTCTAACAACTAAGCCATGTCTAGCCTCAAGATTGTGGAATAATTCTTGTTCAACTGTGACTCATCGATTAAAGCAATGGTGTGAAAGTAGTTCACCCATTTGGAAAGCGATTtgagtattaaaaacaaattttaaacataatttcacatgtgctcatcGGTGGATATCAACAGttctgttatttgaaataatttatgaaaatgcAAGCACAGTTAGCAGTTATATTATTATCGTATTGAAAAGCTCTTTTTCATCAGGTGGAATTGCAAAGTTGTTTGTGGGCGTGGGAATATAGAGTAGCAATATCCatgtttggtttatttgaagttcgcgcaaagttacacataGGTTATCTGCGTTGGATATTTCTTATTTACCACTGAATGTCTAgatggaaagcaactagtcatcactacccaccgagaaatcttggactactctttttcaacgaatattgggattgaccgaaacattgtaATGTCTCTACgtctgagagggtgagcatgtttgatgggtgGGAAGTTGAGtccgtgaccctcaaattgcgagtcaaacaCCTGTACCATCTGGCCATACGGGAGGTCCACAACGTTCACCTGAATTCAGATTGCTCCTTTCTAAAGGAAACGAAAAAACTCAACTCTTGCCAAGAAAGCGTACATAACTTGATAGACAACACAAAGTTGATATTTTGGTCGTTAAGtggaaattattaaaacattcgaATACAGTAATGTTTTAGAATAATTTACTACATATTTATACATACCGATGTATATCTCCAAACCAACTTAGAAGTCTTTACGAAAAGCATTCAAAAAAACCTTTAATTGTAATCCAAGAAGTTcatataaaaccatttttattcGCCGATTTTGATAAAACACATGTTTATATTTCCAATAACAATAGGATTCtactatttttttcaataaaaagctAAAGTTATGTTAGAGTCGATGGAAATATTGATAAAAAGAATCAAAACCTTTGAATTTAACTTTGTGCAAATAAACGTTACATTTTACCTAAATAAATTTTggcaaataataactggtttgtttgtttgtttgtttgtttttgaatttcgcacaaagctactcgagggctatctgtgctagccgtccctaatttagcagtgtaagactagagggaaggcagctagtcatcaccacccaccgccaactcttgggctactcttttaccaacgaatagtgggattaaccgtaacattgtaacgcccttttggctgaaaggcgagcatgtttgatgcgacgaggatgtgaacccgcgaccctcggattacgattcgcacgccttaacccacctggccataagtTATGTTAAAGTCATGCAGCATTTcatttattctaaacaaaatgaTATTAAGTCTCATCGTTGGACGAACGAATATCTGTTTATCATATAAATGATTGGACATTTCGATTGCTGTTGTGAATTTTACATAAAAGGTGAACGTTACGGTACATACTGCCAAAAATATGACGAATTCTTATTATCTCACTccagaaatatatatatcaaaacaatactTGATGCTTttcttactttattaaaattacagGTGTCGTTAGTTGCTTTTAAAAAATCTGGACTCGGGCTCGTAGACGCGGGAATTTTCGGCGTTCTTGTATGTTATGTATTTcggttttctattctgatttttcaagacatcAACAGGGAATTTGAGGCACTGACAACTagaatggcctggcatggcctagcgcgttaaggcgtgcgcttcgtaatctgagggtcgcgggttcgcgcccgagtcgcgccaaaacatgctcgccctctcagccgagggggcgttataatgtgacggtcaatcccactattcgttggtaaaagagtagcccaagagttggcggtgggtggtgatgactagctgcctttcctctagtcttacactgctaaattagggacggctagcacagatagccctcgaattgctttgtgcgaaattccaaaacaaacaaagaaacaaaagacaaCTAGAATTGGGTCACGGGTCCAATTAGCCAGTGTCTCTTATTAACAACAAATTGAATACCATactcaaaattttatttgaaaaaaaaacatataaaagaatgttaaaaataattattacctaagcctaatttttaatattgtgctgtttgtatttatgtgtaactaaacattgaaatatattttttatgtttaaaaaatgtggATTCAGAGCTTTctgaaaacagttttgtttcatttattcaaacaaaaaatgtCGCGACACAATTTAACACGCTCATAAAAAACAATGTAGTTAAAGACCTAAATCATACTTTTTACACTTCCATGGTAAAAAAGACCTTTattgaaactttgttttcatacttATAACCTTGTAAGCCTACTTGAAAGTGAATAAGTATTTGCTGTGCTGATTTCTGGCTGTTTAAAAATCAAGATTTTTTTAAACGAATATAAGGATGTTTTAAGATAACATAAAGTTGATATTTGACCATTATGTGACCCTCAGCTCAACATTACACAGTAATATTGCTTCACAATGGCAAAAATAATACCATCTATAGAAATATGCTTTACACAccttaaataacttgaaaaaaaatcctttacTTTCGTCTCATGAAATACTACATAAAACTTTAAAcgtttataatgttttgtcaaattacattttCACAAATAACGAAAGTCAAAAGATACAATAAAG comes from Tachypleus tridentatus isolate NWPU-2018 chromosome 12, ASM421037v1, whole genome shotgun sequence and encodes:
- the LOC143235202 gene encoding ras-like protein RAS2, whose amino-acid sequence is MHHQVLHDSVSEDSSSSLVFPPRYSGNKSVFGRLSQYVRPRPVKVMVLGLAGVGKSALTVRFITRRFIGDYDPTLEDVYTHETLLNNEPVIFHILDSAGHSPDTEPFFLESNIRWADAFILMYSVTDKCSFDECNRLKFLINLYNKRCRILGTQLFPGHDTEVPVLLVGNKADQYGDRMISKVDGERRGHDIGCAGFHEISVRESIDDVETVFRDLYQYWKTWNKTSKMRRCSSDAGSGQPLRRLPFVSKTPLLSFEEEKKTRVEPQANATEASTRLLQESEPFTFRERACTDGTLHTSTRWRLRTTRFKNGDNSPLQVRRMSISMRGSESN